One Desulfovibrio fairfieldensis genomic window carries:
- the rnfB gene encoding RnfABCDGE type electron transport complex subunit B, translated as MVFVSIMTLFALGLAASIILAVASRVFYVKEDPRVEAVVEALPGANCGGCGFAGCEGYATAVVNDPSVPANKCCAGGAATSIAVGELTGKTVAEAEPLYALRRCDKLAGKVAPRYQYQGMPSCAAAALMRGGTDVCVYSCLGFGDCVQVCPFGAMEVRDGLVRVDRSKCTGCGVCVAACPRGILELTPQRGRVAVYCNTRDKLRAVMDVCDVGCIKCGKCIKTCPAKAVRLEDNRIVIDHLLCLSYGPICEEACVGTCPRHILRSTRNPLVPRAVADADDKAATPPAPEAAASEQSRPQPQA; from the coding sequence ATGGTCTTTGTATCCATTATGACCCTGTTCGCCCTGGGACTCGCGGCCTCGATCATCCTGGCCGTGGCTTCGCGTGTCTTTTACGTCAAAGAGGATCCCAGAGTGGAGGCCGTGGTGGAGGCCCTGCCCGGTGCCAATTGCGGCGGTTGCGGCTTTGCGGGTTGTGAGGGTTATGCCACGGCGGTGGTCAATGATCCTTCGGTGCCGGCGAACAAATGCTGCGCCGGCGGCGCGGCCACCAGCATCGCCGTGGGCGAACTCACGGGCAAGACCGTGGCCGAGGCCGAGCCCCTGTATGCCTTGCGGCGTTGCGACAAGCTGGCAGGCAAGGTGGCTCCGCGCTACCAGTATCAGGGCATGCCTTCCTGCGCCGCCGCGGCTCTGATGCGCGGGGGCACGGATGTCTGCGTCTATTCCTGCCTGGGATTCGGCGACTGCGTGCAGGTCTGCCCCTTCGGTGCCATGGAAGTGCGTGACGGCCTGGTACGCGTGGACCGGAGCAAGTGCACGGGCTGCGGCGTGTGCGTGGCCGCCTGCCCGCGCGGCATTCTGGAACTGACGCCCCAGCGGGGACGCGTGGCGGTCTACTGCAACACCAGGGACAAGCTGCGCGCGGTCATGGATGTCTGCGACGTGGGCTGCATCAAGTGCGGCAAGTGTATCAAGACCTGTCCGGCCAAGGCCGTGCGCCTGGAAGACAACCGCATTGTCATTGACCATCTTCTCTGTCTTTCTTACGGCCCCATCTGCGAAGAGGCCTGCGTGGGCACCTGCCCGCGCCATATTCTGCGTTCCACCCGGAATCCCCTTGTGCCCCGCGCCGTTGCGGACGCGGACGACAAGGCGGCAACGCCGCCCGCGCCCGAGGCCGCCGCTTCGGAGCAATCCCGGCCCCAACCCCAAGCCTGA
- a CDS encoding FAD:protein FMN transferase, whose amino-acid sequence MPSIYSRRHFLRAALLSGGALTAATLTPALLPLAARAGGLLPGGAPAEPLQQTSLFMGTMVSISVAQVEPGRAEEGMARAFALGRRMADVFTRFDASSPVGALNADGALSDTPPELNALLQRAMRVGRLTGGAFDVTVLPLLRLLDAHRNPTGSLRLAEGELRETLELVGAEHLEASGKALRFMRSGMGLTLDGIAKGHIAEAMSRELAAAGCPDHLVNAGGDMVARGRKAPDAPWRVAVEDPQKRGKYPQVVELPAGGAIATSGGYEVFYDAAQSHSHLVSPATGQSPALASVTVTAPEGLMADALATALSVMPPREALALADALPGCACCLLRRDGLARVSGRWQGRPV is encoded by the coding sequence ATGCCGTCCATTTACAGTCGCCGTCATTTTCTGCGGGCCGCGCTGCTGAGCGGCGGGGCTCTCACCGCCGCCACCCTGACGCCCGCCTTGCTGCCGCTGGCCGCCAGGGCCGGTGGACTGTTGCCGGGCGGCGCGCCTGCGGAGCCGCTGCAGCAGACCAGCCTGTTCATGGGCACCATGGTCAGCATCAGCGTGGCCCAGGTCGAGCCGGGCCGGGCCGAAGAAGGCATGGCGCGCGCGTTTGCCCTGGGCCGCCGCATGGCGGACGTATTCACCCGTTTTGACGCCTCGTCGCCGGTGGGCGCGCTCAATGCCGACGGCGCGTTATCCGACACGCCGCCGGAGCTGAACGCGCTGTTGCAACGCGCCATGCGCGTGGGCCGCCTGACGGGCGGCGCCTTTGACGTGACCGTACTGCCTTTGTTGCGCCTGTTGGACGCCCACCGCAATCCCACAGGCAGCCTGCGCCTGGCCGAAGGCGAGTTGCGCGAAACCCTGGAACTGGTGGGCGCGGAACATCTGGAAGCGAGCGGCAAGGCTTTGCGCTTTATGCGTTCCGGCATGGGTCTGACCCTGGACGGCATTGCCAAGGGCCATATTGCCGAGGCCATGTCGCGTGAACTCGCGGCCGCCGGTTGCCCGGATCACTTGGTCAATGCCGGCGGCGACATGGTGGCGCGCGGCCGCAAAGCTCCGGACGCGCCTTGGCGCGTGGCCGTGGAAGACCCGCAAAAGCGGGGCAAGTATCCCCAGGTGGTGGAACTGCCCGCGGGCGGGGCCATTGCCACGTCCGGCGGCTATGAGGTTTTTTACGACGCCGCGCAAAGCCACAGCCATCTGGTCAGTCCGGCCACCGGCCAAAGCCCGGCCCTGGCCAGCGTGACCGTGACCGCGCCCGAGGGGCTCATGGCCGATGCCCTGGCCACGGCCCTGTCGGTCATGCCGCCGCGCGAAGCTCTGGCCCTGGCCGACGCCCTGCCCGGCTGCGCCTGCTGCCTGTTGCGCCGGGACGGGCTGGCGCGGGTATCCGGTCGCTGGCAGGGGCGGCCGGTCTAG